Genomic DNA from Pseudomonas helmanticensis:
CGATCGACAAATTGCGCGTGGCCGAAACCGATGTTGCGCAGCAGATCGCCAGTGTTGAAGAAACGATCGCCCTTACTGAACACGTCGTGCAACACGACCTTGGCGGTTTTCTGAGGATCGGTGTAACCGTCCAGCGGCGCTTTCTCGTCGATCCGCGCCAGCAACAGGCCCTGCTCGCCTTTGCCGACCTTGCGCATGAACCCGTCGGCGCTGCGGATCGGCGCACCGCTGTCATGGTCGTAGGCGACCAACTCCCAAGCCATCAGCGAGAAACCGATGGTGTTGTCGAAGTTGAGAATGTTGGTGAAGCCGATGTTGCCGTCGCTCGCCGCGTAAAGCTCACAGATGTGTTCGACCGCGAAGCGTGTCTTGAACTCGGCCCAGGCACCGGGGCGCAAGCCGTTGCCGATCATCTTGCGCACGTCGTGACGGCTGTCGTCGGCGCTGGCCGGTTGGTCGACCAGATAACGGCACAACTCGCCGACGTAACCAATAGTGGTCGCGCGATAGCGGCGCACATCGTTCCAGAACTGGCTGGCGCTGAATTTGCGCCGAATCGCGAAACCGGAAGCGCCGTTGACCGCCGAGCCCCAACACACACAGAGGCCGGTGGCGTGGTACAGCGGCAAGGTGCAATAGACGACGTCGTCGGGGCGCATGTCGAGAGCGATCATGCCGAAGCTCGCTGAACTGCGCATCCAGCGGCCATGTTTGAACACCCCGGCCTTGGGCAGGCCCGTGGTGCCTGAGGTGTAAATGTAGAAACACGGATCGTTGAAAAATACCTGCCGGCTGCTCGGCGGATTTTCGCTGCTGGCATCGGCACTGGCGCTGATCAGGTTGACGTAACCGTCGGGCGCAATCCCCGGATGGCTGTAGGTGTCGTGGTCGGCAATGAACCAGGTGCGCTGCGACGCTATCGATACTTGCTCGCGCACTGCCGCAAACGCGGGACTCAATTCTTCGCCGACGACGATCGCCACCGGCGCCACCAGATTCACGCTGTGGATCAGCGTGTCGCGAGTCTGAGAAGTGTTGAGCAACGCACTGACGGCACCGATCTTGGCCAGCGCCAGAATCGTCACCAGCAATTCCGGACGGTTCTCGACGAACACCGCCACCACGTCGCCCTTGCCAATGCCCTGCCCGCCCAAATAATGAGCGATGCGATTGGCCCATTGATTGACCTGCGTGTAGGTCAACACGACCTCGCCCTGCAATAACGCCGGGCCTTGGGGATTGCGCAGGGTCGCTTGTTCAAATGTCCAGCCAAGGCCACAGCTTTGGGTCGGATCCGTGACGTTGGCTACCTTCATGCCCTTGACCACCCGCGGGATGGCTTTGGCAATCATCGGCAGTTTGCGGAGCATCATGCCCCAGGTAATCGTGTCGCTTGGCGCGTGACTCATGACAGCTCCCCGTTCGGCCTTGGTGTTGGCCGGTGTTTTTATTTTCGGGCAATGGCTTGGTGCAACCGACGCATTGGAGCGTGGATCGAGATCGAAAATACGTCAGCACTTCTCGGGCTGTACACGCGGTTTTTGCAATGTTTTGTATCCGCTGTTTGTGCGGATGCGACGAGGATCGCCAAGTAATCGAATGGTTCCGTCAAATCGACAACGATCCCGCAAAATGCAGGATGCACGATGGCCACTCATGCAGATTGCACGACACCTGAAAATCTCGTTATTTACAACACATTGATTTATAAGGATATTTTAAATTTAAAATGCTGGCACAATCTCTGCAACCTCCTCTGCATGCTTGCCATTCAAGTGCATACGGAGCTGAAAGACATGAGCCTGATCCAAGAAAAATTTACCTCGCTGTTCTCCAACTTCGAAGTCACCACCGCGCCACGTCCCGATGGCGGGATCCTGCTGACTCTGCGCAGCAGCGACGGCAAGGTGTTTAAACGCGCACTGACCTATCAGCAACTGCATGCCGGTGACCAACTGTCGTGGGCGATCAGCGCGATTCGCCGTGACCTGGCCGAACAAGCCAGCGAGTTGCCGCAAATTGCCATGTTGCAGAGCCAGCAGCGTTTTGCGCTGCCGACGTATCACTCGCTGTAATTTGTAAAACGCCTTAAACGAAACAGGCCGTGGAGCATGCGCTTCACGGCCTGTTTTTTTATGCGCGATCTCTACTACGATCGCTAACTCTTTGTAGGAGCTGCGGAACGCTGCGATCTTTTGATCTTGTTCTTAAAGATAAGGATCAAAAAATCGCGGCGTGCCGCAGCGCCTACAGGGGTTTTGGGTGGTCAGAAGGCTTCGGGTTCTATGCCGGAGAATGTGTCGACGGCGATGTGGCTTCCCAGCTCGCCGCCTTCGCGGGCCAGGCCGCAGGTCTGCAGGCCGGCCGATTGCGCGGCGTCGAGTTCTTCGACGATGTCGGAGAGGAATAGAATCTCTTCCGGTTCAACGCCGATGGCTTGCTGGATGTTGGTGTAAGACTGCGCCTCACGCTTGGGCCCCGACGTGGTGTCGAAGAAACCGTCGAACAGCGGCGTTAGATCCCCCGCCTCCGAGCAGCCGAAGATCAGCTTCTGCGCCTGAATCGAGCCGGACGAATACACAAACAGTTGATAACCCGCCGCGTGCCAGCGTTGCAGTGCTTCAACGGCGTCCGGGTAAACATGCCCTTTCAACTGCCCGGCGTGATAACCCTGCGCCCAGACCATACCCTGTAAGGCCTTGAGCGGCGTGGCTTTGCGATCTTCCTCGATCCAGCTCAAGAGAATTTCAACGACCCGTTCAACCTCGGCCTGCGGTGCATTGCTGTCACGGCGCACGGCGTCGAGTTGCTCGGCGACATCGGCACGCTCGGCGTTCTGCCGAACGAAATCCGGCAGGTGTTTGGCCGCGTAGGGAAACAGCACGTCAAACACGAAACTCACCGCGCTGGTGGTGCCTTCGATGTCGGTGACAATGGCTTTGATCGACATCGAATCAGTCCTCCAGACGCGGGAAACGGCCGGCGATGTCTTCGCCGGTGAAATTGGCAACCCAACCTTCTGGATTGTTGAACAAGCGAATCGCGACGAAATGCGGATGCTCGCCCATGTCGAACCAGTGTTTGGTGCCGGCCGGTACCGAGATCAGATCGTTCTTCTCGCAGAGTACCGCGTAGACGTAATCGTCGATGTGCAGAGTAAACAGCCCACGGCCGGCGACGAAAAAGCGTACTTCGTCTTCGCCATGGCGATGTTCTTCGAGGAACTTGGCGCGCAATTCGGCTTTTTGCGGGTGATCGCTGTTGAGGCTGATGACATCGACGGTGATGTAACCGCGCTCGGTCATCAGCTTGTCGATCTGCTCTTTATAAGCGCTGATCACTTCTTCCTGCGTAGCGCCGGGCTGGATCTTCGCCGCAGCTTGCCAACGGTCGAAGCGCACGCCCTGCTCGGCCAGGGTCGAGGCGATGTCTTCAAAGTGAGTCAGCACTTTGTTGGGAATGTCGGGGCTTGAGACGTGATAGACGGACAGGCTGCTCATTGGGGCAATTCCTCGGTATCGGCCTTGCCGTCCGGTTCTTGCAGACCGGTCGGGCAGAGCATTTCATCAGGCAAATGGGCTACTTCCGGTGAAGTCAGCCTTGGCGGTTCATGACGCTGCGGGTTTTCAATTCGCATTCAAACAGGAATTCAAAGGCCTCGATCTGCCGCAACGCGTCGTTCATCTGCGCGCCCCACGTATAGAGGCCGTGGCCGCGGATCAGATAACCGACGCAATCGGGATGGGCGTCGAGCCAAGGCTGCACCTTGGCGGCGAGGCGCGCAATGTCCTGATCGTTGTCGAAAATCGGCACGCGCACTCGCGATTCGTGGGTCGAGATGCCACTGAAGGCTTTTTGCAGTTCGTAGTCTTCGAACTCGATGAAGTCTTCCGGGGTCAGGCGCGACAGCACCGTGGCGTTGACCGAATGGGTGTGCAGCACCGCACCGATCTCCGCGCGCCAGCTATACAACTGGGTGTGCAGCAGGGTTTCGGCGGAGGGCTTTTTGCCCGGTTCCAGGCTGTTGCCCGACAGATCGGTGGCGAGCACATCGTCCAGACCCAACTGGCCCTTGTGCTTGCCGGACACGGTCAACAGCGCTTCGCTCGGCGACAGGCGTGTCGAGTAATTGCTGCTGGTGGCCGGCGACCAGCCGCGACCATAAAGAAAACGCCCGGCGTCGACGATTTGCTGGGCGAGCTGTTCACGCGTAAGGCTCATGGCCTGTCCTCTTGCATACGTGTGGCAATGATAACGGCAGCAGCGAGCGCCGCGAGACTGGCAATACTAAAGGTCAATGTCGCGCCGAGGGCATTCCAGCTGTAGCCGGAATACAACGCACCCATGGCGCCGCCGGTACCGGCGAGTGCCGCATACAGTGCCTGGCCCTGCCCTTGCTGACGGGCGCCGAAGCTACGTTGCACGAAAGCGATGGCCGCGGCGTGAAAACTGCCGAAGGTCGCCGCGTGCAGAATCTGCGCGAACAACAGCACCCACAGGAACTCGGCGAACGAACCTAGCAGCAACCAGCGCAGCGCCGCCAGCAGAAAACTCGCCATCAGCACCCGGCGCAGGGAAACCCGCGCGAGAATCCGGCTCATGCACATGAACATCAGCACTTCGGCGACGACACCCACGGCCCAGAGCATGCCGATGGTGCCGCGTGTGTAGCCGAGTCGTTCCAGGTGCAGGGTCAGAAAGGTGTAATACGGGCCGTGGCTCATTTGCATCAGCGCCACGCAGCCATAAAACGCCAGTACGCCGGGATTGCGCAGTTGCTTGAGGAATCCGTCGCCGCTTGACCGGTTGCCTTGTGGCGGCTGCGCGTTCGGCACCCACAGACTGCTGAGGACGATGCCGGCCATGATCAGCACCAGCGCCGCCGGGTAAATGTCGAGGCTCAGCCATTCGAACAGACGACCGAGGGCAACCACGGTGATGATGAAACCGATCGAACCCCACAGGCGAATCTGGCTGTAACGCGAGGTCTGCCCCTGCAAATGCGCCAAAGTGATGACTTCGAACTGCGGCAACACCGCGTGCCAGAAGAACGCGTGCAGCGCCATGACCATCGCCAGCCAGGCGTAGGTCTTGCTGACGAAGATCAGCGAGAAGGTCAGCAACGTGCACACTGCGCCAAAGCGCACGATGGCCAGGCGCTTGCCGGTGTAGTCGCCGAGCCAGCCCCAGATGTTTGGCGCCACGCAGCGCATCAGCATCGGGATCGCCACCAGCTCGCCAATGCGTGCGGCGCTGAAGCCGAGATGATCGAAGTACAGCGCCAGAAACGGCGCTGTCGACCCGAGCAAGGCGAAATAGAACAGGTAGAAACTGGACAGCCGCCAGTAAGGGAGCGCCGCCACGCCGGTTATGCCGCGACGGCTTTAGAGCCCGCCATCAAAGCTGACCCAGCACCGGCGTGCTCACGCGTACATCGGCGTTCTGGCCACGGTGACGCAGCAGGTGATCCATCAGCACGATGGCCATCATCGCTTCGGCAATCGGCGTGGCGCGGATGCCGACGCACGGGTCGTGACGGCCCTTGGTGATGACGTCGACCGGGTTGCCGTGGATGTCGATCGAACGGCCCGGGGTGGTGATGCTCGACGTTGGTTTCAACGCGAGATGGGCAATGATCGGCTGACCGGAGGAAATGCCGCCGAGGATGCCGCCGGCGTTGTTGCTGAGGAAGCCTTGCGGGGTCATTTCATCGCGGTGTTCGGTGCCGCGTTGGGCAACCGAGGCGAAACCGGCGCCGATTT
This window encodes:
- a CDS encoding long-chain-acyl-CoA synthetase, whose protein sequence is MSHAPSDTITWGMMLRKLPMIAKAIPRVVKGMKVANVTDPTQSCGLGWTFEQATLRNPQGPALLQGEVVLTYTQVNQWANRIAHYLGGQGIGKGDVVAVFVENRPELLVTILALAKIGAVSALLNTSQTRDTLIHSVNLVAPVAIVVGEELSPAFAAVREQVSIASQRTWFIADHDTYSHPGIAPDGYVNLISASADASSENPPSSRQVFFNDPCFYIYTSGTTGLPKAGVFKHGRWMRSSASFGMIALDMRPDDVVYCTLPLYHATGLCVCWGSAVNGASGFAIRRKFSASQFWNDVRRYRATTIGYVGELCRYLVDQPASADDSRHDVRKMIGNGLRPGAWAEFKTRFAVEHICELYAASDGNIGFTNILNFDNTIGFSLMAWELVAYDHDSGAPIRSADGFMRKVGKGEQGLLLARIDEKAPLDGYTDPQKTAKVVLHDVFSKGDRFFNTGDLLRNIGFGHAQFVDRLGDTYRWKGENVSTTEVENLLLQHPHISEAVAYGVEIRNTNGRAGMAAITPAESLATLDFAELLTFARERMPAYAVPLFLRVKVKMETTGTFKYQKTRLKNEGFDPGQTGDDPIYAWLPGTQTYVRVTDEVLTEIHQGKHRY
- a CDS encoding DUF3509 domain-containing protein; the protein is MSLIQEKFTSLFSNFEVTTAPRPDGGILLTLRSSDGKVFKRALTYQQLHAGDQLSWAISAIRRDLAEQASELPQIAMLQSQQRFALPTYHSL
- the mtnC gene encoding acireductone synthase → MSIKAIVTDIEGTTSAVSFVFDVLFPYAAKHLPDFVRQNAERADVAEQLDAVRRDSNAPQAEVERVVEILLSWIEEDRKATPLKALQGMVWAQGYHAGQLKGHVYPDAVEALQRWHAAGYQLFVYSSGSIQAQKLIFGCSEAGDLTPLFDGFFDTTSGPKREAQSYTNIQQAIGVEPEEILFLSDIVEELDAAQSAGLQTCGLAREGGELGSHIAVDTFSGIEPEAF
- a CDS encoding 1,2-dihydroxy-3-keto-5-methylthiopentene dioxygenase; translation: MSSLSVYHVSSPDIPNKVLTHFEDIASTLAEQGVRFDRWQAAAKIQPGATQEEVISAYKEQIDKLMTERGYITVDVISLNSDHPQKAELRAKFLEEHRHGEDEVRFFVAGRGLFTLHIDDYVYAVLCEKNDLISVPAGTKHWFDMGEHPHFVAIRLFNNPEGWVANFTGEDIAGRFPRLED
- a CDS encoding methylthioribulose 1-phosphate dehydratase, producing the protein MSLTREQLAQQIVDAGRFLYGRGWSPATSSNYSTRLSPSEALLTVSGKHKGQLGLDDVLATDLSGNSLEPGKKPSAETLLHTQLYSWRAEIGAVLHTHSVNATVLSRLTPEDFIEFEDYELQKAFSGISTHESRVRVPIFDNDQDIARLAAKVQPWLDAHPDCVGYLIRGHGLYTWGAQMNDALRQIEAFEFLFECELKTRSVMNRQG
- a CDS encoding MFS transporter is translated as MAALPYWRLSSFYLFYFALLGSTAPFLALYFDHLGFSAARIGELVAIPMLMRCVAPNIWGWLGDYTGKRLAIVRFGAVCTLLTFSLIFVSKTYAWLAMVMALHAFFWHAVLPQFEVITLAHLQGQTSRYSQIRLWGSIGFIITVVALGRLFEWLSLDIYPAALVLIMAGIVLSSLWVPNAQPPQGNRSSGDGFLKQLRNPGVLAFYGCVALMQMSHGPYYTFLTLHLERLGYTRGTIGMLWAVGVVAEVLMFMCMSRILARVSLRRVLMASFLLAALRWLLLGSFAEFLWVLLFAQILHAATFGSFHAAAIAFVQRSFGARQQGQGQALYAALAGTGGAMGALYSGYSWNALGATLTFSIASLAALAAAVIIATRMQEDRP